One region of Flavobacterium sp. J372 genomic DNA includes:
- the bioD gene encoding dethiobiotin synthase, which produces MKIFVTGIGTDVGKTVASAIITEALEADYWKPVQAGDLENSDSHKIERYISNRQTIIHPSAYKLMTPASPHLSAMLDNIIIDINKITEPETDNHLVVEGAGGLLVPLNDTDTIANLIQPDYKVIIVSRHYLGSINHTLLTCEVMKNRGITISGIIFNGDENSSTEEIILKKTGIPMIGRIENEPYFDANVVKYYADKFLEKLLGL; this is translated from the coding sequence ATGAAAATTTTTGTAACAGGTATAGGAACAGACGTTGGAAAGACGGTGGCCTCAGCAATTATAACTGAAGCTTTAGAGGCAGATTACTGGAAACCCGTACAGGCAGGAGACCTTGAAAATTCAGACAGCCATAAGATTGAACGCTATATAAGTAACCGGCAGACAATTATTCATCCATCGGCATACAAACTAATGACCCCTGCCAGCCCGCATCTTTCGGCAATGCTTGATAATATAATTATTGATATTAATAAAATAACAGAACCTGAAACTGATAATCACCTCGTAGTGGAGGGAGCTGGCGGACTTCTTGTACCGCTGAATGATACTGATACAATAGCTAACCTTATTCAGCCCGACTACAAGGTAATAATTGTTTCAAGGCATTACCTGGGCAGCATTAACCATACGCTGCTTACCTGCGAGGTAATGAAAAATAGGGGCATTACTATTTCAGGGATTATCTTTAATGGTGATGAAAATTCTTCAACTGAAGAAATCATTCTTAAGAAAACAGGTATCCCGATGATAGGCAGAATTGAAAACGAGCCTTATTTTGATGCAAATGTAGTAAAGTACTACGCAGATAAATTTCTAGAGAAGCTTTTAGGATTATAA
- the bioA gene encoding adenosylmethionine--8-amino-7-oxononanoate transaminase has protein sequence MSTDKTLAQRDASCLWHPYTQHKTAPSHIAITKAEGAKVWDENGKEYIDAIASWWVNPYGHSNKYIADAIYKQLTTLEHVLFGGFTHEPAILLAERLLPLLPDNQKKLFFSDNGSTAVEIAIKVALQYFYNKGEKRSKILAFENAFHGDTFAAMAASGISFFTEAFRGSLIEVERIPVPVFGKEEESIAALKTLAATGEYAAFIFEPLVQGAAGMVMYDAAPLDELIAICRDNNIFTVADEVMTGFGKTGKNFACNYLTQQPDMICLSKALTAGTIPMAITTFTQELFDGFYDDDVNKALFHGHTFTGNPTGCAAALAGLDLLESVEMQENIARINNRHHQFLEKIKRHRRVANPRVCGVILAFDVKRDSVESYYGNFRNRLYNFFIEKGIIMRPVGNTIYVLPPYIISEQELTYIYEVVEEALEKIM, from the coding sequence ATGTCAACCGATAAAACATTGGCACAACGCGATGCCAGCTGCTTGTGGCATCCATACACCCAGCATAAGACTGCACCGTCACACATAGCCATTACGAAGGCTGAAGGTGCAAAAGTGTGGGACGAGAACGGCAAAGAGTATATTGATGCTATTGCCTCATGGTGGGTAAACCCTTACGGACACAGCAATAAATACATAGCGGACGCAATATACAAACAGCTAACAACGCTGGAGCATGTGCTTTTCGGCGGCTTTACTCACGAACCTGCGATACTATTGGCAGAAAGACTTTTGCCGCTTTTACCTGATAACCAAAAAAAACTGTTTTTCTCAGACAATGGTTCAACAGCTGTTGAAATTGCTATAAAGGTTGCGTTGCAATACTTCTACAATAAAGGTGAAAAACGCTCCAAAATTCTTGCGTTTGAAAATGCCTTTCACGGAGACACTTTTGCAGCAATGGCAGCCAGCGGCATTTCATTTTTTACCGAAGCTTTCAGAGGCTCGCTAATTGAAGTAGAACGGATTCCGGTACCGGTTTTCGGCAAAGAGGAAGAGAGCATCGCTGCCTTAAAAACGCTTGCAGCTACCGGTGAATATGCCGCATTCATTTTCGAGCCTTTGGTGCAAGGCGCAGCAGGAATGGTGATGTATGATGCAGCACCGCTTGATGAACTAATAGCAATTTGCCGGGATAATAACATTTTCACTGTTGCTGATGAGGTTATGACAGGCTTTGGAAAGACAGGAAAAAACTTCGCATGCAACTACCTCACGCAGCAACCCGATATGATATGCTTGTCTAAAGCGCTGACAGCAGGCACTATACCTATGGCAATCACAACATTTACTCAGGAATTATTTGATGGTTTTTATGATGATGATGTGAACAAAGCCCTGTTTCATGGGCATACTTTTACCGGAAACCCAACCGGCTGTGCTGCGGCACTGGCAGGACTTGATTTGTTGGAATCAGTTGAAATGCAGGAAAATATAGCACGAATAAACAATCGGCATCATCAATTTTTGGAGAAGATTAAAAGACATCGACGTGTAGCTAATCCGCGAGTTTGTGGAGTAATCTTGGCGTTTGATGTGAAAAGGGATAGTGTAGAAAGCTATTACGGAAACTTTAGAAACAGGCTTTATAATTTTTTCATAGAGAAAGGTATTATAATGAGGCCGGTAGGGAATACAATTTACGTCCTTCCACCCTATATAATTAGTGAGCAGGAATTAACATATATTTATGAAGTGGTGGAAGAGGCACTTGAAAAAATAATGTAA
- a CDS encoding SET domain-containing protein, translating into MIHPDTEVRFINDVVGYGVVAKKFIPKGTITWVQDDLDRIFTEADIEKLNPNVRTYLETYCFTNSKGESVLCWDHARQVNHSFNPSCMSTAYDFEIAIRDIQPGEQLTDDYGYLNVSDPFEAEDEGTDRKVVYPDDILKYHEMWDDLIKQNLQNIAAVSQPLQKFITEKTWNEFSRVIRGESELRSIKSCYFNREKVNR; encoded by the coding sequence ATGATACACCCTGATACCGAGGTCCGATTTATAAACGATGTTGTGGGCTATGGCGTGGTTGCCAAAAAATTTATCCCGAAAGGCACCATAACCTGGGTACAGGACGATCTTGACAGAATCTTTACCGAAGCAGATATTGAGAAGCTCAATCCAAATGTGCGTACGTATCTCGAAACCTACTGCTTTACCAACAGCAAAGGCGAGAGCGTGCTGTGCTGGGACCATGCCCGGCAGGTAAACCACAGTTTTAACCCAAGCTGTATGAGTACGGCTTATGATTTTGAAATTGCCATCCGCGATATACAACCGGGCGAGCAGCTTACTGATGACTATGGCTACCTTAACGTGAGCGACCCTTTTGAAGCAGAAGATGAGGGTACAGACCGTAAAGTGGTTTACCCTGATGATATTTTGAAATATCACGAAATGTGGGATGACCTGATTAAGCAGAACCTGCAAAATATTGCTGCCGTAAGCCAGCCCCTTCAAAAATTCATAACCGAGAAAACCTGGAATGAATTCAGCAGAGTGATAAGGGGAGAGAGTGAGCTCCGCTCTATCAAAAGTTGCTATTTCAACCGTGAAAAAGTAAACCGCTGA